The stretch of DNA tattaagtcattaaaaattaaaaaaaaataaaaaataattgagtttttattttacttaattttcatcttatccaattttataattttacaatttctaaaataaaaaatctcaacaacttattatttttaacttccTATATTTCTTTAACAAGACTTCTCTTCATTAGTAAACTTCTCATGCAAATCTCTCATACTTCTTCCTTTCACAATTAGAATCAAACTTCAAGTGCTTTCACACAACCAACTTTTCATTTAATTGCAACTTCGTGATCTACAACCTACAAAGTGTCAACAACCTAAACTACTGGAATCTTACATTAAAAATTGCTCTAATCATGTATCTCTAATAAAAATCTCAACGGTTAAAATGAAGAATCAAATGTATAGGATTtattgtcaaaatttcaacttgATTTGACGGTTAACGAAATGGGAATCTCATTTTCCCAGTATGAGTCATATCAAGAAAATAGGGTGACGTCTGATGCTAGGAAAGTGGTGTTCGGCGTTGCAACCCCCTATAACCCATTGATTTAAGTGCGTCTGTGGTCCAAAAGTGGTGCATAATGCTCTCAAGTCAGTGACCACTATCTAAGTGGCATCCAACCCTCCCAAGTTAGTGACCATTGTCTAAGTGGCACCTGACGCAACTGCAATGACGCCTGACAGTGTATTAGAATTTTAAACTCTCTTTTTGAGTTTTGATTAAGTAATTTGACACTTCTTATGTTAATCCCTACTTAACAAACATCACAATACTTTTAAAGTTCATGTTCTTAACTTAGAGAGTGTCAAATCCATTCAATTCAAATATCTCACAGGGTATTCCTAGCCACAATAAAACAATTGTTTCCATGCTTATcacaacaaaaatgtaaaattcaCTACACTTAGTATATTTAACAATCAATATCACAAACCACAATAAGCAATGATTCAAACTTCAAATTTTCACAATACCCAAATTACAActaagaaataaaatgaaacgcAACATATAAGAGCTAAAATCAATTTCCCTTACCTCAAAGAAAACCATACACCTTCCCACGTCTTCAACTCCCATAAACCTAACTATACCTATACACGAAGACCAAATCAATTATTTGAGGACAACACTAAAAACACCATCACGCACCAACGTGAAGGACAAATTTGGGTTGGAGTTGGATCACATGCAACTCATACAACCCAAGGCAAATCAAAAATTTTAGCTTTGACAATAGAATAAGAGGTAAAATGGAAACTTTCTCTACTCACGATTTCAATAGGTGTGCTTTGCAATGTTCTTCACAGTGATTGCAAAGGTAGTCTCTGATCAAAGAGAATACGAAATTTATGTAAATTCTCTAAAAGAAAAGACTGAGACTAAAGGGAGGAGACTCCATAAGAAAGATGAGCACTACATTTATGTTTTATaggataagtttttttttttaaataataaaacaattacaaaattattgaattataaaattataaaactacatATTCACAttgcaaaattataaaactatcaattataaaaatataaatttataaaaaacttataaaattatgaaattagtaaattagtaaaaaaactAACTAAACCGGTGGGAGAAGGTAAAAGTCACTTCATTCACTTAATCATTATCTCACCTAGttaacacaaaaatttatttaaaaaaaataaaactcgaTAAACtacaaaaacttaattaaatttattaaaaaaattataacaataaattcaaaatctcataaataaatttcaataaaataaaaaatatttaaataaataaaatgatgcaTAAACATATTACCATAATATTTCATGAAAATACTTATTAATCTCtcagatttttaaatttatagataTAAAGACTCTCTAACTtctttcttaaaagaaaaaaaaaaaaaacttcataagTATGTGAAGTGCAACAAATTTCATAGCCCAACAATGTTTTTTAGTTTGATGTTAATGTTATGTTCTTGCATCTTTTTTTAGTTTGGTACAAATTAAATGATGGTGGTTAGATGTAACATCTACTTCTATATTCCTACTAATTTCCATTTCATGATTTTTAATAACGATTTATGTTCTAAATAGATTAAATACTGAAAAGGTGAAAAACAATTATTAGGTTATCTTGTTCCATACACACACTTAATATTAGTTTTTACTttgctttatatttatttacactttgtaataataaaactgtaaacatgtttttaatacgttttttattaaaaaaacagatgaaaattgAAAGAATCTAATGTTTCTCACAAGTATAacgtaaaaaataaaacaacgcAACACTTTcgtaaagaaataaataaataaataattgcatctaatttttattttatctctatatttttACTATATCTATGTCATGTGTTAAGTTTGCAAAACATGTAGAAATATACATTTCTATTGTTAAAtgcatgtagcattcgcgtacTAACCATTTTgcattaaataatgaaatatttttatacacaatttaaattcaagctttatattcatttacaacaataatccATCACAATATcacaatagtaaaataaatcTTAGTATAATTTTCACATTTTATTAATCTAGTTGACTCTTTCACTATACATTAACAATTAtgctttcttttttctattaatcTTCCTCGATGGAATGAGGTTCACCAACGTATTCAAATCGAATTTTAGAGAAAGGTAATTTTAACCTTTCAATTTTCATCATCAGTTTGAATTCATTTccgaaaaaaataataataataataaaaaatcaaacttcaaagttgaaattaattatgtGAACAgattaattggattaaaatgatTTGACCCAGTTATGTATCCAtattacaaaatcataaaaatacataatttatccTACAAATCCGTAGATAATTTCAATGTTAGAAAAACAACATTTCATAGTTTAATTAAGTTACACCAACTAAATATTAACAAAACtgaaaaaaaccataaaaattcatataaaaaattagtagTAAGAAGAATATATCACTAAACTGGTTCTGTTGATTAAGTTTATGAATCACAGATGATCCATTATCATTGCATTTAGTCTCTTTTTActttcataatttatataactttttttttactttcatatcGATGGAGTtgatctaaataaataaatatcataatttttttttagcatTAATGTTGTGATATCTATACTTACAAGCAACAAATGtatgtaattttaattgtttatatgattaaaagaacatgctttataattgtttgaaaTGCATTTTACTTTATATAGTGAGGTAAATctgatttatttattgatttgattatttatttcgTAAGAATGCAAAGATTGTTAGAAGAAGCAAGCAAAGAAAATCCGACATAAGACGAATTGAATTTGTTTCTTCTCGCTTTGTCTTTCCACCTTCACCAGAAGCTCCTTTCTCTGTTCCTAAGCGGAGTTAGGGGGTCAAATTGAAAACGTATCCAGTTACAAACAAcataagtttttgttttttgtttttgtttttgtttttgttaatgtCCTTGCATTCTCTTTTCCTTTCCCGCAAGCGGGTCCTCGCTTTTCTCACAAGCCACTCAACAAAATCCGCCCCTAAACTTTAACAGAGGATCATTCTTCAACGCAATTCCTCACCCCAATGGAAGGTATTGTGTTTCTGTTATACTTTGGCGCCTTATCACAGATTTGGGTCTTCGATTTTGTGCTTCATTTTTCTCAGATTACTCCAATTTCCATGCTTTGGAAATTGATTGTTGGGACCCGGAACTCGGGTTGTTTGCATTAGGTTGTTGTAATGGTGGGTGTGCCTCCAAGCTCTTCAATTTGGGGTATTTGGGGTCTGGAAAAGTGAGTCAAACTGAAGGGTTCAAATGGGGTTTGATTGATTTTGATCACAGTTGAAATTTAGTACTTGATGTCTTCATACATTATTCTCttccatgttttctttttgtatggATTGGGGAAGTTTTACTTTTCTCTTTCGATGACCATGAATTGGTGTCTACTGTTGGATCTACTTTCCGTGAGGAACGTTTGGAGTTAggctttgttgttgttgttcttgatcttctttttcttctttcacttgCACTTGGTCTTGATTGGCACAAATCGTGGGTTCTCTGTAAAAGACCTTTGAGATTATAAATTtggttgaaatttattaaagtttggAAAACTTTGAAAGAATGAGGAGCAGGTAACTGGCCAGTTTTGAGTCACTTCTTGGTTCAATTTTttaggaaagaaaagaaacctTTTGGTTCTTATAATCTTATCAACATTTCACACGAGTAACTTAACTTCAATTCCACTGTATGCATCCTTTTCCATGCTGTCATAACTGTTCGGCACTTCAGTATAATATAGTTGTATGTTTGAATTCCATGACATTTGTGAATCAATTTGAGCAGTTAATATTGCATAAGATGCTTCTTGATTGTTTTGTCTGGCATATATTGTTGTAGTTACATTTTTCCTTCCAACACAACACATGTACTAAACTTCCCGAATTTCTGTTGGTGTTCAGAATCAAGTGAACTGCAatcagaagaaaataaagtctccaatgagaaaaataagaaaagaaagctGAAAACACCAGCCCAACTTACGGCCTTGGAGAAATTTTATGATGGTAAGAATACTCTCTTGTCATACATATACGTTAATGCATTTTGCAAAGTGGTAGTTTTTGAGGAATTtccttttttacttttgtttcaGAGCACAAGTACCCCACAGAGGAAATGAAAGTAGAGCTTGCTGAGGAGTTAGGATTGACAGAAAAGCAAATATCTGGATGGTTTTGCCACAGAAGGTTAAAGGATAAAAGATTGATGAAAGACGAAGCGGTTGCTAATGGACGACAAGATCGTTCAAGTGGTGTCATCCAGGATCGCGGCAGTGGACTTGGGCAAGATTCTTGTGGAAGCAGTAAACATGCTGATTACAGGTATCTGGATGCTAAGGAGGTTGAGAGCCATGGCTTCTACAACAACGAAATATCTGTTGCAGACATGACACAAAGACGAAGGAACCATTACCTTGAAAATGTTAGTGGAGTGGATGACACATCATCTGAGAGCAGCTCTTTCTTGCAAGAAAGGGCTTTTGCTCAAGGTCAGGATCCATATGATATGGACCCTTCTAGACATCTTACACCTAACGGAGCTCTTCCACCCCTGAATCCCAAAGGTGCAGTTAACCTTGGATACAAACCATCAGGATATTTGAAATTGAAGGGTGAGATAGAACATGCAGCTATCACTGCTGTTAAGAAACAACTAGGAAGGCATTATGAGGAAGATGGTCCGCTACTCGGTATAGAATTTGATCCGCCTCCTCCGGGGGCCTTTGAG from Vigna unguiculata cultivar IT97K-499-35 chromosome 8, ASM411807v1, whole genome shotgun sequence encodes:
- the LOC114194686 gene encoding homeobox-DDT domain protein RLT1-like isoform X4, which translates into the protein MEESSELQSEENKVSNEKNKKRKLKTPAQLTALEKFYDEHKYPTEEMKVELAEELGLTEKQISGWFCHRRLKDKRLMKDEAVANGRQDRSSGVIQDRGSGLGQDSCGSSKHADYRYLDAKEVESHGFYNNEISVADMTQRRRNHYLENVSGVDDTSSESSSFLQERAFAQGQDPYDMDPSRHLTPNGALPPLNPKGAVNLGYKPSGYLKLKGEIEHAAITAVKKQLGRHYEEDGPLLGIEFDPPPPGAFECQTEDPANEPFCVANAPVLNSPEISAAKKPNLSSDKQDKKARQNIKQRQPYHGYNTHVSGRNPFPDLYEDSTGEASGYNSAKNHRMSTKHGVEGMRSDSASNHSDHFEEKLAIKPKDLMLHGYDKINPKRIQKSGHVKSKPSSSIRNSRVPMDTEERGLSARMAKEEMFKLDQKAKNTYRDVDGRLSNEILVAKRAKVDMLQQYHVKPSPVAEMEQRKIHRSAAEMPSSFSEDETAETSSSLDY